A region of Granulicella sibirica DNA encodes the following proteins:
- a CDS encoding efflux RND transporter permease subunit has protein sequence MWIVSLALRRPYTFVVMSLLIFILGVISIETMSTDIFPTIDIPVVSVIWTYPGTSPDEMEKRFTTISERAMTTAVNDIEHIESQSINGISVIKVFFQPGAKIEAAVAQVTAVSQTILRTMPPGTTPPFVLQFSASNVPILQAVLSSDTLSESDLYDLGVNFVRTQLATVQGAQVPSPYGGKLRQVIVDLDLGQLYGKGLSPADVVNALTAQNLILPAGDAKVGTTDYIVRTNASPTVLAQLNDLPIKSSSGAVVYMRDIGQVHEGFQVQQNIVRINGKRAALLTILKAASASTLDIVKRVRIALPKIAAGLPSALKITLLFDQSVFVKAALQGVVKEAAIAAGLTALMILLFLGSWRSTVIVAISIPLSILASIIILKLLGQTLNTMTLGGLGLAVGILVDDATVEIENIHRNLAQGKEIEPAILDGAQQIAVPAFVSTLAICIVFVPVVFLSGAAKSLFTPLGMSVVFAMLASYLLSRTLVPTMVKFLLASEVAMYQEHAPFEDGMPDEGHGASAQKASIIWRVHFRFNAGFERMRAAYQRVLFWVLRHAGFALGCFALFAAISVCLIPFIGQDFFPQVDAGTFRLHVRTPPGTRIEEVEQIFVRVEAVIRQEIPANEMAMMLDDIGIPSGSFNLAFGDGSLTDVQDGEILLSLNEKHRPTEEYRQRLRKVLHEKFPDMVFYFQSSDIVNQILNFGLPAPIDIQISGRQFDKNYALAQQIKRDATAVPGAVDVHINQVVYAPELHVNVDRSRAQIAGLTEGNVANSMLYALSGSGQATPNYWLNPQNGVSYSVVVQAPQYTMNSVAALRGIPITASGGGAANTGDTTTVRAPQVIGDVAEVQHTTSPGITNHYNVQPVFDVFVNTQGRDLGGVGTDIDRIVEHYKQHLTPGTSLTVRGQVTSMHDSFTGLGLGMIFAVLLVYLLMVVNFQSWLDPFIILTALPGAACGILWMLFLSGTTFSVPSLMGAIMTVGVATANSILMVTFANDQREAGMNSLDAALSAGATRLRPVTMTALAMIIGMLPMSLGMGEGGEQNAPLGRAVIGGLLVATVSTLLIVPVIYSRLRKADRGTAAMAPQDGVEAGKAAAV, from the coding sequence ATGTGGATTGTCAGTCTTGCGCTTCGCCGGCCCTACACGTTCGTGGTGATGAGCCTGCTCATTTTCATTCTGGGCGTCATCAGCATCGAGACGATGAGCACGGATATCTTCCCGACGATCGATATTCCCGTGGTGAGCGTGATCTGGACTTACCCGGGGACGAGTCCGGATGAGATGGAGAAGCGGTTCACGACGATCAGCGAACGCGCGATGACGACGGCGGTGAACGATATCGAGCACATCGAGTCGCAGTCGATCAACGGAATCTCGGTCATCAAGGTGTTCTTCCAGCCGGGAGCGAAGATCGAGGCGGCGGTGGCGCAGGTGACGGCGGTGAGCCAGACGATTCTGCGTACAATGCCGCCGGGGACGACTCCGCCGTTTGTGCTGCAGTTCAGCGCTTCGAATGTGCCGATTCTGCAGGCGGTTTTGTCGAGCGATACGTTGTCGGAGTCGGACCTGTATGACCTTGGGGTGAACTTCGTCCGGACGCAGTTGGCGACAGTGCAGGGAGCCCAGGTGCCTTCGCCGTATGGAGGCAAGCTGCGGCAGGTGATCGTCGATCTTGACCTTGGACAGCTTTATGGCAAGGGGCTTTCGCCGGCGGACGTGGTGAATGCGTTGACGGCGCAGAACCTGATTTTGCCGGCGGGCGATGCCAAGGTGGGGACGACGGACTATATCGTGCGGACGAATGCTAGTCCGACGGTGCTGGCACAGTTGAACGATCTGCCGATCAAGAGTTCTTCGGGCGCCGTCGTGTACATGCGGGATATCGGGCAGGTGCATGAAGGCTTCCAGGTGCAGCAGAATATCGTACGCATCAACGGGAAGCGGGCTGCGCTGCTGACGATCTTGAAAGCCGCTTCGGCATCAACGCTGGACATTGTGAAGAGGGTGCGGATTGCGCTGCCAAAGATCGCGGCGGGTCTGCCTTCGGCGCTGAAGATTACCCTGCTGTTCGACCAATCGGTGTTTGTGAAGGCGGCGTTGCAGGGAGTGGTGAAGGAGGCGGCGATCGCGGCGGGGCTCACTGCGCTGATGATCCTGCTGTTCCTGGGAAGTTGGCGGAGTACGGTCATCGTCGCCATTTCGATTCCGCTTTCGATCCTGGCCTCCATCATCATTTTGAAGCTGTTGGGGCAGACGCTCAACACGATGACGCTTGGCGGGCTGGGGCTGGCGGTTGGAATTCTGGTCGATGACGCTACCGTTGAGATTGAGAATATCCATCGGAACCTGGCGCAGGGGAAGGAGATAGAACCGGCGATTCTGGATGGGGCGCAGCAGATCGCGGTTCCGGCGTTCGTGTCTACGCTGGCGATTTGTATCGTCTTCGTGCCGGTTGTATTTCTGTCGGGCGCGGCGAAGAGTCTGTTTACACCTCTTGGGATGTCAGTCGTGTTCGCGATGCTTGCGTCGTACCTGCTCTCTCGGACGCTGGTGCCGACGATGGTGAAGTTCCTGCTGGCGAGCGAAGTCGCGATGTACCAGGAGCACGCGCCGTTCGAAGACGGAATGCCGGACGAGGGGCATGGGGCGAGCGCGCAGAAGGCGAGCATCATCTGGCGGGTTCACTTCCGGTTCAATGCAGGGTTTGAGCGGATGCGGGCGGCATACCAGAGGGTGCTGTTCTGGGTGCTGCGGCATGCCGGGTTCGCGCTCGGATGCTTTGCGCTGTTCGCGGCGATCTCGGTTTGCTTGATTCCGTTTATCGGGCAGGACTTCTTTCCGCAGGTGGATGCGGGAACGTTTCGTCTGCATGTGAGGACGCCACCGGGGACGAGGATCGAGGAGGTCGAACAGATCTTCGTGCGGGTTGAAGCGGTGATCCGGCAGGAGATTCCGGCGAACGAGATGGCGATGATGCTGGATGACATCGGGATCCCGAGCGGAAGCTTCAACCTGGCATTTGGCGACGGAAGTTTGACCGACGTGCAGGATGGAGAGATTTTGCTGTCGCTGAATGAGAAGCATCGCCCGACGGAGGAGTATCGGCAGAGACTGCGAAAGGTGTTGCACGAGAAGTTTCCGGACATGGTGTTCTACTTCCAGTCTTCGGACATCGTGAACCAGATTCTGAACTTTGGGCTACCCGCTCCGATCGATATCCAGATCAGCGGGCGGCAGTTCGACAAGAACTATGCGCTGGCGCAGCAGATCAAGCGGGACGCGACGGCGGTCCCGGGAGCGGTCGATGTGCATATCAACCAGGTAGTGTATGCGCCGGAGCTGCATGTGAATGTGGATCGGTCGCGGGCGCAGATTGCGGGGCTGACGGAGGGCAATGTCGCGAACAGCATGCTGTATGCGCTTTCCGGTAGCGGGCAGGCTACGCCGAACTATTGGCTGAACCCGCAGAATGGCGTGAGTTACAGCGTGGTGGTGCAGGCTCCGCAGTACACCATGAACTCGGTGGCGGCGCTCAGGGGAATTCCGATTACGGCGAGTGGTGGCGGGGCCGCGAATACGGGAGATACCACCACGGTGAGGGCTCCACAGGTGATCGGGGATGTGGCCGAGGTGCAGCATACGACCAGCCCGGGGATTACGAACCACTACAACGTGCAGCCGGTGTTCGACGTGTTCGTGAATACGCAGGGGAGGGATCTTGGCGGAGTCGGCACGGATATCGACAGGATTGTCGAGCACTACAAGCAGCATCTGACGCCAGGGACTTCGCTAACAGTGAGGGGGCAGGTAACCAGCATGCATGACTCGTTTACCGGGTTAGGCCTGGGGATGATCTTTGCGGTGTTGCTTGTGTATCTGCTGATGGTGGTGAACTTCCAGAGCTGGCTGGATCCCTTCATTATTCTGACGGCGCTGCCGGGTGCGGCTTGCGGGATCCTGTGGATGCTGTTTTTGTCAGGGACTACGTTCAGCGTGCCTTCGTTGATGGGCGCGATCATGACGGTTGGCGTGGCTACGGCGAACTCGATCCTGATGGTGACGTTTGCCAACGACCAGAGGGAGGCCGGGATGAACTCCCTGGACGCGGCGCTTTCGGCAGGGGCGACGCGTCTGCGACCGGTGACGATGACGGCGCTGGCGATGATCATCGGTATGCTGCCAATGTCGCTCGGGATGGGCGAGGGCGGTGAGCAGAATGCTCCGCTTGGACGAGCTGTGATTGGTGGGCTGTTGGTGGCTACGGTGTCGACGCTGTTGATTGTGCCGGTGATTTATAGCCGGTTGCGGAAGGCTGACCGTGGGACTGCGGCGATGGCTCCGCAGGATGGCGTTGAGGCCGGCAAAGCGGCAGCGGTTTAA
- a CDS encoding potassium channel family protein, whose protein sequence is MFLDAFQTIILPRRPAGRWRITSLFYVLTWTPWSMVGKRIQAKSFREQFYSIYGPLSLLMLLAVWAVLLVVGFAGFFYSMATPFTDAMALGTDLAHFRTDLYVSGTTLFTLGLGDVVPRSLTARALVISEAGTGLGLVALVIGYVPVLYQAFSRREVDVALLDARAGSPPTAAELLRRHRFEGGDEALIQLLAQWERWSAEILESHISYPILCYYRSQHDNQSWLSAMTAVLDACALLIAVVEGPASRQAQLTFAMCRHALIDLGHVFHLEEKEKQWPLNEDAERLPPHGFDRLCDSLGDVGIRFCGDQNSVVRLHAMRGLYEPHARAIGDYLGMSLPGWVAAPNAKDQWVIINRLREQAEAVLTGRAVPIDRRPPGLLPGRDLHDH, encoded by the coding sequence GTGTTTCTGGATGCGTTCCAGACGATCATCCTGCCGCGTCGTCCGGCGGGGCGATGGCGGATCACTTCGCTGTTTTATGTTCTGACGTGGACTCCTTGGTCGATGGTGGGGAAGCGGATCCAGGCCAAGAGCTTTCGGGAGCAGTTTTACAGCATTTATGGGCCATTATCGCTGCTGATGCTGCTCGCGGTATGGGCGGTTCTGCTCGTTGTTGGCTTTGCGGGCTTCTTCTATTCGATGGCGACGCCGTTTACGGACGCGATGGCGCTGGGAACGGATCTGGCTCATTTCCGGACGGATCTCTATGTGAGTGGGACGACGCTGTTCACGCTTGGGCTTGGGGATGTGGTGCCGCGGTCACTGACGGCGAGGGCACTGGTGATCTCGGAGGCTGGGACTGGGCTCGGGCTGGTGGCTCTGGTGATTGGATACGTGCCGGTGCTGTACCAGGCGTTTTCGCGGCGTGAGGTAGATGTGGCCCTGCTGGATGCGCGGGCGGGGTCGCCACCGACTGCGGCGGAGCTGCTCCGACGGCACCGGTTCGAGGGTGGGGATGAGGCGTTGATTCAGCTTCTGGCGCAGTGGGAGCGGTGGTCGGCGGAGATTCTGGAATCGCACATCTCGTACCCGATTCTTTGCTATTACCGGTCGCAGCATGACAACCAGAGCTGGCTGTCGGCGATGACGGCGGTGCTGGATGCGTGCGCGCTGCTGATTGCTGTGGTGGAGGGTCCGGCTTCGCGGCAGGCACAGTTGACGTTTGCGATGTGCCGGCATGCGCTGATCGATCTTGGGCACGTGTTTCACCTGGAGGAGAAGGAGAAGCAGTGGCCGCTGAACGAGGATGCGGAGAGGCTTCCGCCGCATGGGTTCGATCGGCTGTGCGATTCGCTGGGGGATGTGGGAATACGGTTCTGCGGGGACCAGAATTCGGTTGTGCGGCTGCATGCGATGCGCGGCTTGTATGAGCCGCATGCGCGGGCGATCGGGGATTACCTGGGGATGTCGCTTCCGGGATGGGTGGCGGCTCCGAATGCGAAGGACCAATGGGTGATCATCAATCGGCTACGGGAGCAGGCGGAGGCGGTGTTGACGGGGAGGGCGGTGCCGATTGATCGGAGGCCGCCGGGGTTATTGCCGGGGCGGGATTTGCACGATCACTAG
- a CDS encoding response regulator: protein MQRILVVDDEHLTADTLGLIFHKNGFEVRTAYSSEEAIACARDFQPELLLCDITMPGKDGIELMVEIGKAFPACQILVLTGYYSNLSPVHDHVRKMPHPARVLTKPCNPRELLRTAGAMLAATA from the coding sequence GTGCAACGCATCCTTGTCGTTGACGACGAACACCTCACTGCAGACACTCTCGGCCTCATCTTTCACAAGAACGGCTTTGAAGTCAGAACCGCTTATTCCAGCGAAGAAGCGATCGCCTGCGCCCGCGACTTCCAACCCGAGCTTCTACTCTGCGATATCACCATGCCCGGCAAAGACGGTATAGAACTCATGGTCGAAATCGGCAAGGCATTCCCCGCCTGCCAGATTCTCGTCCTCACCGGCTACTACTCGAACCTGAGCCCGGTCCACGACCACGTCCGTAAGATGCCCCATCCCGCCCGCGTCCTCACCAAGCCCTGCAACCCCCGCGAACTGCTCCGCACCGCCGGAGCCATGCTGGCCGCCACGGCCTGA
- a CDS encoding fumarate hydratase: MATIQQDDLIQSVADALQYISFYHPVDYINNLARAYDLEQSHAAKDAIAQILINSRMCAEGHRPICQDTGIVTAFVKVGMEVQWEASKVFGMMTMQQMVDEGVREAWRNADNVLRPSLLADPAFTRRNTGDNTPAMVVVELVQGTAVDITVASKGGGSEAKSKFAMLNPSDSIVDWVLKTVPTMGAGWCPPGMLGIGIGGTAEKAMVMAKESLMDPIDMQELIARGPKTSIESLRIELYEKVNRLGIGAQGLGGLTTVLDIKIMDYPTHAANLPVAMIPNCAATRHLHIRLDGSGPVMTAPPSLESWPKLTYDVHTARRVNLDTVTREDVKTWNPGEVILLSGKLLTGRDAAHKRLTDMLNRGEKLPVDFTGRFIYYVGPVEAVRDEAVGPAGPTTATRMDKFTRQMLEETGLLGMIGKAERGPAAIEAIRDNEAVYLMAVGGAAYLVSKAIKSSKVLAFADLGMEAIYEFEVQDMPVTVAVDAKGTSVHITGPAEWSAKIAQGIGGLPILGQ, translated from the coding sequence ATGGCGACCATCCAGCAGGACGACCTGATCCAAAGCGTAGCCGACGCGCTCCAGTACATCAGCTTCTACCACCCGGTCGACTACATCAACAACCTCGCCCGCGCCTACGATCTCGAGCAGTCCCACGCCGCCAAGGACGCCATCGCCCAGATCCTCATCAACTCCCGCATGTGCGCCGAGGGCCACCGCCCCATCTGCCAGGACACCGGCATCGTCACCGCCTTCGTCAAGGTCGGCATGGAAGTCCAGTGGGAAGCCTCGAAGGTCTTCGGCATGATGACCATGCAGCAGATGGTCGACGAAGGCGTCCGCGAAGCCTGGCGCAACGCCGACAACGTCCTCCGCCCCAGCCTCCTCGCCGACCCTGCCTTCACCCGCCGCAACACCGGCGACAACACCCCCGCCATGGTCGTCGTCGAACTAGTTCAAGGCACTGCGGTAGACATAACGGTAGCCTCGAAGGGCGGCGGCAGCGAGGCCAAGAGCAAGTTCGCCATGCTCAACCCCTCCGACTCCATCGTCGACTGGGTCCTGAAAACCGTTCCCACCATGGGAGCCGGCTGGTGCCCCCCGGGCATGCTCGGCATCGGCATCGGAGGCACCGCCGAAAAGGCCATGGTCATGGCGAAAGAGTCCCTCATGGACCCTATCGATATGCAGGAACTCATCGCCCGGGGCCCCAAAACCTCCATCGAATCCCTCCGCATCGAGCTCTACGAAAAAGTGAACCGCCTCGGCATCGGAGCCCAGGGACTCGGCGGCCTTACCACCGTCCTCGACATCAAGATCATGGATTACCCCACCCACGCCGCCAACCTCCCCGTGGCCATGATCCCCAACTGCGCCGCCACCCGCCACCTCCACATTCGCCTCGATGGCTCCGGCCCCGTCATGACCGCCCCCCCCTCCCTCGAGTCCTGGCCAAAACTCACCTACGACGTCCACACCGCCCGCCGCGTCAACCTCGACACCGTCACCCGCGAAGACGTCAAAACCTGGAACCCCGGCGAAGTCATCCTCCTCTCCGGCAAACTCCTCACCGGCCGCGACGCCGCCCACAAGCGCCTCACCGATATGCTCAACCGGGGCGAAAAGCTCCCCGTCGACTTCACCGGCCGCTTCATCTACTACGTCGGCCCCGTCGAAGCCGTCCGCGACGAAGCTGTCGGCCCCGCCGGCCCCACCACCGCCACCCGCATGGACAAGTTCACCCGCCAGATGCTCGAAGAGACCGGCCTCCTCGGCATGATCGGCAAAGCCGAACGAGGCCCCGCCGCCATCGAAGCCATCCGCGACAACGAAGCCGTGTACCTCATGGCCGTCGGAGGCGCAGCCTACCTCGTCTCGAAAGCCATCAAGAGCTCCAAAGTCCTGGCCTTCGCTGACTTGGGCATGGAAGCCATCTACGAGTTCGAAGTCCAGGACATGCCCGTAACGGTAGCCGTAGACGCCAAGGGCACCAGCGTCCACATCACCGGCCCCGCCGAGTGGTCCGCCAAAATAGCCCAGGGCATCGGAGGCCTACCCATCTTGGGCCAGTAA
- a CDS encoding SDR family NAD(P)-dependent oxidoreductase: MASLRDRIVFVTGASSGIGKATATAFAAEGAKMLLCARRADRLVDLAKELTAAHGVAVHTFSLDVQDRAAVDTTLAGLPQEWKAVDVLVNNAGLSRGLDKVYLDDPKNWDEMIDTNIRGLLAVTKAIVPGMIERGRGHVINLGSTAGHVTYANGTVYCATKAAERVLSQGLKLDLMGTPVRVTSVDPGMVETEFSEVRFRGDKDKAKKVYENITPLEPEDVADAIVWAASRPPRVNIHEILMTTIDQANSLVLHRRG; the protein is encoded by the coding sequence ATGGCTTCTTTGCGGGATCGGATTGTGTTTGTGACGGGGGCGAGTTCCGGGATCGGCAAGGCGACGGCTACGGCGTTTGCGGCCGAGGGTGCGAAGATGCTGCTCTGCGCGCGGCGAGCGGATCGGTTGGTCGACCTGGCCAAGGAGCTGACGGCGGCGCACGGAGTCGCGGTGCATACGTTTTCGCTCGACGTGCAGGACAGGGCGGCTGTAGACACGACGCTTGCGGGGCTGCCGCAGGAGTGGAAGGCCGTGGATGTGCTCGTGAACAATGCGGGTTTGAGCCGTGGGCTGGATAAGGTGTATCTCGATGATCCGAAGAACTGGGACGAGATGATCGATACGAATATCCGGGGGCTGCTCGCCGTCACGAAGGCGATTGTGCCGGGAATGATCGAGCGCGGGCGCGGGCATGTAATCAACCTGGGGTCGACTGCCGGGCATGTGACGTATGCGAACGGGACGGTTTATTGCGCGACCAAGGCGGCGGAGCGGGTGCTGAGCCAGGGGTTGAAGCTGGATCTGATGGGGACGCCGGTGAGGGTGACTTCTGTCGATCCGGGGATGGTAGAGACGGAGTTCAGCGAGGTTCGGTTTCGCGGGGACAAGGACAAGGCGAAGAAGGTGTATGAGAACATCACGCCGCTGGAGCCCGAGGATGTGGCGGATGCGATCGTCTGGGCGGCTTCACGGCCGCCGCGGGTGAATATCCACGAGATCCTGATGACGACGATTGATCAGGCCAATTCGCTTGTGCTGCATCGGCGCGGGTAA
- a CDS encoding porin family protein has translation MQWLTAGVLAVLIGAGAMPAEAQKRRSKRESSANRKARILRQTEETYMHRYEVFGGGGYLRFRSGEFLQKNNEITWATSATYFLNPKLGIIADVRGGYGNAKVGNNIYSVYNPLITEYTFMGGPTYRIYARQKTALSVHAMGGYSLGNFDGGSKAIPATLLGMWPTSNRPVFSVGVNYDVNFYPNLALRFTPTYVGTTFGDHLQNNLGINAGIVYRFGHIK, from the coding sequence ATGCAGTGGTTGACGGCGGGCGTGCTCGCCGTACTGATTGGCGCCGGCGCAATGCCGGCTGAGGCGCAGAAGCGCAGATCCAAGCGCGAGTCGAGCGCGAACCGGAAGGCTCGCATCCTCCGGCAGACCGAAGAGACCTACATGCACCGCTACGAGGTCTTCGGCGGTGGCGGCTACCTCCGCTTCCGCAGCGGGGAATTCCTTCAGAAGAACAACGAGATTACCTGGGCCACCAGCGCCACGTATTTCCTCAACCCGAAGCTCGGCATCATCGCCGACGTGCGCGGCGGCTACGGAAACGCCAAGGTTGGCAACAACATCTACAGCGTCTACAACCCGCTCATCACCGAGTACACCTTCATGGGCGGCCCGACCTATCGCATCTACGCCCGGCAGAAGACTGCCCTCAGCGTCCACGCCATGGGAGGCTACTCTCTCGGAAACTTCGACGGCGGCTCCAAGGCCATCCCCGCCACGCTCCTCGGCATGTGGCCCACATCCAACCGGCCCGTCTTCTCCGTAGGCGTCAACTACGACGTCAACTTCTACCCGAACCTCGCTTTACGCTTCACCCCCACCTACGTTGGAACCACCTTCGGCGATCACCTCCAGAACAATCTCGGCATCAACGCCGGCATCGTCTACCGGTTCGGGCACATAAAATAA
- a CDS encoding tetratricopeptide repeat protein, protein MDQQTKAALKNDQFINTTEHGIEWANQNRRQVIITGSAILAAILIVIACGAIYHSRSESASTAFGAAMQAYQTPLAAPGQQVPPGTKTYASVNERAKAANDLFNQVADKYSMTPDGKVARYFAGLTYLEEGQNQSAEDTLKKVASGWNKDLAALAKLSLAQLYRQTNRDAQAVDLYNELTAKPTTTVPGGIAQLQLAELYTNENKPDQARKIYATLKDKDAKGPAGTIAAQKLNPTAAQPQQ, encoded by the coding sequence GTGGATCAGCAGACCAAAGCAGCCCTCAAGAACGACCAGTTCATCAACACCACCGAGCACGGCATCGAGTGGGCGAACCAGAACCGCCGCCAAGTCATCATTACCGGCTCCGCCATTCTCGCCGCCATCCTCATCGTGATCGCCTGCGGCGCCATCTACCACAGCCGTTCCGAGTCCGCTTCCACCGCCTTCGGGGCCGCCATGCAGGCCTACCAGACGCCCCTCGCCGCTCCCGGCCAGCAGGTGCCCCCCGGCACCAAGACCTACGCCAGCGTCAACGAACGCGCCAAGGCCGCCAACGACCTCTTTAATCAGGTCGCCGACAAGTACAGCATGACCCCCGACGGCAAGGTCGCCCGCTACTTCGCCGGCCTTACCTACCTCGAAGAGGGCCAGAACCAGTCTGCCGAAGACACGCTTAAGAAGGTCGCCAGCGGCTGGAACAAGGATCTCGCCGCCCTCGCCAAGCTTTCGCTCGCCCAGCTCTACCGCCAGACCAACCGCGACGCTCAGGCAGTCGATCTCTACAACGAGCTCACCGCCAAGCCCACGACGACTGTCCCCGGCGGCATCGCCCAGCTCCAGCTCGCCGAGCTCTACACCAACGAGAACAAGCCCGACCAGGCCCGCAAGATCTACGCCACCCTCAAGGACAAGGACGCCAAGGGCCCCGCCGGCACCATCGCCGCCCAGAAGCTCAACCCCACCGCTGCCCAACCTCAGCAGTAA
- a CDS encoding BrnT family toxin, whose protein sequence is MAFQRLHFEFDPGKAARNLKKHGVSFREAMTVFDDPLAATFPDDLHSEEESRFITIGLSSSQRILFISHRDLDDTIRIIGARTATATEKKTYEEV, encoded by the coding sequence ATGGCCTTCCAACGGCTGCACTTCGAATTCGACCCGGGGAAGGCAGCCCGCAATCTGAAGAAACACGGCGTATCGTTCCGCGAGGCAATGACCGTCTTCGACGATCCCCTCGCCGCAACATTTCCGGATGATCTGCATTCTGAAGAAGAAAGCCGCTTCATCACGATTGGTCTATCATCGAGCCAGCGAATTCTCTTCATCTCGCACCGCGATCTCGATGACACCATACGGATCATCGGAGCCCGAACCGCGACTGCAACGGAAAAGAAGACCTATGAAGAAGTCTAG
- a CDS encoding mechanosensitive ion channel family protein → MTTLHLKHGWFLAIFLFCTAIVLANVAHYILFRLIKRKEAEGTSQFAPGWGVQRHLAHPARAIFLITCLLLILPSIPLLSDRWEDIVQQGLLMALIISLGWMAIGGVYVAQTLLLRKYDLSAENNIRARRVHTQFQLFRRMLISFLIIITIGALLWSFHDPRIWHYGTGLLASAGVASLVLATAAKSTASNILAGLQIALTEPIRLDDVVIVQGEWGRIEEITSAYVVIRIWDLRRLIVPLSYFIENSFQNWTRESSDILGTAFLYVDYSIPVESLRARLNEIVHPSKLWDGKVCGLQVTNLSEKTMELRCLMSSRNASESFDLRCLVREEMTAWIQQNYPNAFPTVRLSSHSDAVSTAS, encoded by the coding sequence ATGACGACCCTTCACCTCAAGCACGGCTGGTTCCTCGCCATCTTCCTCTTCTGCACCGCCATCGTCCTTGCCAACGTCGCCCACTACATCCTCTTCCGCCTCATCAAGCGGAAAGAAGCCGAAGGCACCTCCCAGTTCGCCCCCGGCTGGGGAGTCCAGCGCCACCTCGCGCATCCTGCACGCGCCATCTTTCTCATCACCTGCCTTCTCCTCATCCTCCCCAGCATCCCCCTCCTCTCCGATCGCTGGGAGGATATCGTCCAACAGGGCCTGCTCATGGCCCTCATCATCTCTCTCGGCTGGATGGCCATCGGCGGCGTCTACGTCGCCCAGACCCTCCTCCTCCGCAAGTACGATCTATCCGCCGAAAACAACATCCGTGCCCGCCGCGTTCACACCCAGTTCCAGCTCTTCCGCCGGATGCTCATCAGCTTCCTCATCATCATCACCATCGGAGCCCTCCTCTGGAGCTTCCACGACCCCCGCATCTGGCACTACGGCACCGGCCTCCTCGCCTCCGCCGGCGTCGCCTCCCTCGTCCTCGCCACCGCCGCCAAGTCGACAGCCTCGAACATCCTCGCCGGCCTCCAGATCGCCCTCACCGAACCCATCCGCCTCGACGACGTCGTCATCGTCCAGGGCGAGTGGGGACGCATCGAGGAGATCACCTCCGCCTACGTCGTCATCCGCATCTGGGATCTCCGCCGCCTCATCGTCCCCCTCAGCTACTTCATCGAGAACTCCTTCCAGAACTGGACCCGCGAGTCCTCCGACATCCTCGGCACCGCCTTCCTCTACGTCGACTACTCCATCCCCGTCGAATCCCTCCGCGCCCGCCTCAACGAAATCGTCCACCCCTCCAAACTCTGGGACGGCAAGGTCTGCGGTCTCCAGGTCACGAACCTGAGTGAAAAGACCATGGAACTCCGCTGCCTCATGAGCTCCCGCAACGCCAGCGAAAGCTTCGACCTACGCTGCCTCGTTCGCGAAGAGATGACCGCCTGGATCCAGCAGAACTACCCCAACGCTTTTCCCACTGTCCGGCTCTCAAGCCACTCTGACGCTGTTTCTACCGCGTCATAG